Within the Marinobacter sp. SS13-12 genome, the region CAGCCCCGCCACGCTCATCACCACCCGGTCACAGCAGGCGGCAAGGTCCTGGTTCAACCAGCCCAGCTCGTCACAGAAGCGACGGGTCAGCGGCTCCATGCCGATAGTGCCCAGGCCCACTTCGTTACTGACAATCACAGCCTGACCGGGATAGCCGCTCAGTGCCTGCAGGAACGCAGCGCGCTCGCGGCTGAATACTTCGTCTCCGGCAAACAGCAGGTTGCTGACCCACAGGCTCATGCAGTCCACCAGCAACAATGGCGGCCGTGGCCCGCGGCCCTGGTCGTCCAGCACCGCTGCCAGTCTTAACGGTGCCTCCACCAGCCCCCATTCCGGCGGCCGGCTTTGCTGGTGGCGTGCCACCCTCCGGGCCATTTCCTCATCGCCGGCGGTCGCTGTAGCCAGATACACTACCGGCTCCCCCGAATCGCCGGCGACCTGTTCGGCCAGTGCGGTTTTACCGGAGCGAATGCCTCCCAGAACGAGCGTACAATTTCCAGACACAACCAATCCCTTTTAACCTACAGCTAACGTCTTACCTCCCATCATGGCCGTAAAACCCCGCCACTGCTATATTGCGTGTTGAATTCTCCACGCCCGACCGGTGCGAAAAGGAAGCGAGTAATGCAGGCAGAGCTCATCGAAATACGCAACCACCTGGCCCAGCACTCTCCGTTTGATGAGATGGCGGAAGAAACCCTCGACAAAATCGTCTCGGGTATCGAGGTTGCCTATTTCCGCGCAGGCGCCGATATCCTGACATTTGGTGAACGCAACACCTACCTGCATTACATCCGCAGTGGCGCTGTCGAAATGTACCGCCGTACCGGCGAACTCTACAACCGCCTGGGGGAAGGCGAGATTTTCGGCCAGTATGGCCTGCTGATGAGCAAAACGGTGCGATTCCCGGTCAAGGCCATTGAGGACTCCCTGATTTACCTGATCCCCGACGAGATTTTCCAGTATCTGTGGAAAAACGACGACAACTTCACCGATTTCGTGGAAGTCGAAGACCGCTCACGCCTACGCTCTGCGCTGTCCCGGCGGCGGAGGTCCAGTCAGCCCATGACCGCCCGGGTCACCCGACTGATTTCCCGTGAGCCGGTCACTGCGCCGATCACCGTTCGCTTGCAGGAAGCCGCCCGCATCATGACCGATCAAGGTGTTTCAGCCTTGCTCCTCATGGACGGGAGTGGCGACGGGGCCAAGCTCTCCGGCATCATAACTGACCGAGATCTGCGCACCCGCGCACTCAGCGAGGCCCTGCCGTCGGAAACACCGGTCAGCGACATCATGACCGATCGCCTGATCACCACCAGCTCTAATTCGTTCATTTTCGAAGCCATGCTGACCATGCTTCATAATAACGTGCATCACTTGCCGGTTATGGAGGGTGACAAGATCCGGGGGGTGATTGCACTGTCGGATATCGTCAAGCATGAATCCCAGAGTAGCCTCTACCTGGTCAGCAACATCTACCAGCAACAGGATGTAAAAGGCCTCAAACGCCTTAGCCAGGAAGTGCCCAACACCTTTGTCCGCATGGTCCATGAAGACGCCAACTCCCATATGATCGGCAGTGCCATGGCCGGCATTGGCCGCAGTTTCAGCCAGCGGCTGCTGGAACTGGGTGAGGAGAAACTGGGGCCACCACCGGTGCCTTACTGTTTTATGGCGCTGGGCTCCATGGCCCGGGACGAACAACTGGTGGTGACCGACCAGGACAACGCCATGGTTCTGGACGACAGCTTCGACCCGGCGCTACACGATGAATACTTTCTGGCCCTGGCGAAGTTCGTCAGTGACGGCCTGGCGGAATGCGGTTACACCTACTGCACCGGCGATATCATGGCCACCAATCAGAAATGGCGCCAGCCCTTGCGGGTGTGGAAGGACTATTTCGCCGACTGGACCGACAACCCCAAGGCCGAAGCGTTGCTCAACAGCAATATTTTCTTCGATCTGGACGGCATCCACGGCCGAACCGAGTTCACCGAAGAGCTCAAAACCTTCATCGCAGACAGGGCCAGCAACAGCCAGCGGTTTCTGGCGATGCTGGCGCGTAACGCCCTTAACCGCACGCCACCACTAGGTTTTTTCCGCACCTTTGTGATGGAAGAGAGTGGCAAGCAGGCCAAAACCTTCAACCTGAAGCGTCGGGGAACGGCGCCTGTCTCGGATCTGATCCGGGTGCATTCCCTGGCCTGTGGCTCCAAGGCGCAGAATACCTTCAACCGCCTCAGGGCCATCGCCGAAACCAAGCTGATTCCCGAAGACGGGGTGGATAACCTGCGGGACGCCTTCGAATTCATCGCCATTGTGCGGATTCGCCATCAGGCCCTTGCCATCGAAGCCGGCCGCGAGCCGGACAACAACGTTCGACCGGAGGATTTGTCGCCGTTCGAGCGCAGCCACCTCAAAGATGCCTTCCAGGTGGTCAGTCAGGCTCAGAAATTCCTCAAATTCCGTTATCATGCGCAGGTAGCCCGGAATGTCTGAGGAGCATGAATCCATGACTATCGAAGCCGCGGCCGAGACACTGCCGTGGCCAGAGCGTTTTCGGGAGCTCGCGAAACAGGCGGAAGATGAGCGGCTGAAGGCATTCTACGAAGCGGGTTGCGTCGCGCCTGAAACACCTCTGAAAGACGTTCCTTTCGTGGGCCTGGATTTTGAAACCACCGGGCTGGATCCCAACAAGCACTCCATTGTCAGCATCGGCGTGGTGCCATTCACCATCGACCGGGTACAACTCGGAGGCTCCCGGCACTGGCTCGTGAAGCCGCAACTGCCGCTGCATCAGACGTCCATTACGATACACGGCATTACTCACACCGATATTGATAAAGCGCCGGATCTGATGGAAATACTTGATGAGGTTCTCGAGAGCCTGGCCGGTCGCATTCCCGTGGTCCACTACCGCCATATTGAGCGGCCGTTTCTGAATGTCGCGCTGAAGTGGCGAATCGGGCAGGAAATACGTTTTCCGGTGATCGACACCATGGCCATCGAGGCGCATCTGCATCCCCGCCGGCACCCCAACTGGTGGCAGAGGCTCAGGGGACAACAACCTGTCTCCATCCGTCTAGCAGACAGCCGGCTGAGATATGGCCTGCCGCACTATCCTCCCCACAACGCCCTGGTGGACGCGCTGTCCAGTGCGGAACTACTGATGGCTCAGGTTCAGCACCACTTTTCGCCAGAGACCCCCATCGGGGATCTCTGGCTGTGACCGGCTTATGAACTAGTTGGACGCAGTGCGGCTACTTTCTTCCACTTCACTGATCAATGCGCCATACCCCTGGGCTTCCATCTGCTCCAGCGGAATGAACTTCAGGGCTGCGGAGTTCATGCAGTAGCGCAGACCAGTGGGGGCGGGGCCGTCGTTGAAGACATGCCCGAGGTGAGAGTCCGCGTATCGGCTGCGGATCTCGGTTCGCTTCATAAAGAAGGCATTGTCTTCTTTCTCAACCACCATGTCCGGGCTGATGGGCTTGGTGAAGCTCGGCCAGCCGGTGTTGGATTTGTACTTGTCCCTGGATGAAAACAGCGGCTCACCGGAAACAACATCCACATAGATACCCGGCCGCTTCTCATCGAAATACTCGTTTTTGAAAGCAGGTTCGGTGCCGTCTTCCTGGGTGACGTAATACTGCTCCTTGGTCAGCCGTGCTTTCAGCGTTTCGTCATCCGGCTTTTCAAAGGTCTCCGGATTGAACCCCTCGACCTGGCTCTGGTTCATGCCGGCACCGCTACTTTCTTCCGGACGGTATTGGGCGTAATCCACTTCCTCGTCCTCACCCCAGACCTTCTCGATGAACTGGTAACGGCCGGAGTTGAAGGTATAGAACTTGTACCGCACCGGGTTTTTCTTGTAATAATCCTGGTGGTATTCTTCCGCGTCGTAGAAAGCCTCGAAAGGTACGATTTCAATTTTTACCGGATGATCATAGCGGCCGGACGCTTCCAGCGCCTTCACCGAGGCTTCGGCAGCGCGTTTCTGTTCTTCGTTGTGATAGAAGATGGCCGGCCGATACTGTTTGCCGCGGTCTACGTACTGGCCGTTCACATCGGTGGGGTTGGCGGTGCGCCACAGAGCCTGAAGCAGCCCTTCATAGGTGATCACATCCGGGTCATAATAGACCTGCACCGCCTCGGTGTGGCCGGTACGCCCACCGGAAACCTGTTGATAGGTGGGGTCTTTTTCGTCACCACCACTGTAACCGGACACTGCCTCAACAACACCCGGCACTTTTTGCTCGTAGGCTTCCTCAACGCACCAGAAACACCCGCCGGCGAAGGTAGCAACCGCCAGATCCGGGTCGTCCGGAGCATATTGTGAGCCCGTCTCACTGGAGGCACCAACCTGGAGCCCGGTCAGTGCAATGGCTGCTGCCATGGACATCAGTAACAGATACCGTTTCATAACCTTAACCTCTTGCCCTTTGAGTACTGTGACCAGTTTGCACGGCATTCGTCACAGCATCTTCTCCTGTTTATTACGTTTGTATAACGCCGGAGAGATCAATGTGGATGCAGTCAGCATCAGCACCGGCACATACCCCGTGCCGGAGCGGATCTGGCGGCACTCGCAGATGCGCGGTTAATTCATGGAATCCGACTTGCCCATGCCATCGTCCTTCATATCATCGTGCATGGCCTTGTCGTCTTTCATGCCCATTCCGTCGTCCTTCATCTTCATGCTGTCCCCAGCCATGTCGTCGTTTTTCATACCATGGTCCATGGAGTCGGACATGTCATCCTTCTTCATGTCTTTTTGGTCCATGGACTGTTCCATGTCGTCATCCATCATGCCATCGTCGGATGCCATTTCATCCGCGTGGACGGCACTGGCCATCAGGCCGAACAGGCACATTGCTGCAATCGTAGTGAACTTTTTCATAGCGATATCTCCCCAAGGGTTTCAGCCCACCGGACTGGCGGGTTCGTTAACCATCCTGAGTGCACGCCATCACGAGAGAATCACACGGCGTTAAAGAGTGTGTAATGAAATGCTCACAAATCTGTCACGGGTGCCGGGTCGGCATGCCTTGGTGCGTCTTGTCCACCGCAGAGATCATTGTGGATGCAACTGGCTCGGGTTGATTACCTGACCGGAAGCCGTATGCAGAAGCATGCGCCCCCGGAGGCCGGATTCTCAACACGGATATCGCCCCCTTGCAGCGTCATGATCCGGCGGGCAATTGCCAGACCGAGACCGGCATGGCCACCGGCCCCGCCTGAGGATTCGCCGCGGTAGAACGGATCAAAAATATGGGGCAGGTCCTGCTCGGGGACGCCCGGGCCGCTGTCCTGCACGCAGACTTCCGGCAGGCCGTCGGCGTGTCTGATCGCCACCTCAATGCGCCCCCCGGCTGGGCTGTAGGCAATGGCGTTGCCGATCAGGTTGTCGAGCACGCGCTCGGTCATGGCCAGGTCCGCGTAGGCGAGCGGTAGATCGGTATCGCCGTCGACGGCAAGTTCAAGCTGCCGGTTGCGGGCCTCCGGGCCGTGTTTCTGGACCACATCGTGCACCAGCTCTGCCAGCGGAAATGGCTCGGGCACTGGTTGCTTTTCCCGGGCTTCCAGGGCAGCAAGCTCGAACAGCTCGTCCACCAGGCGGCTCAGGCGCCGACCTTCTTTAAGGGCGATATCGAGAAAGCGGTCCTGCTCTTCCGGACTGAGGCGATCCCGTCGCAGTTTCAGGCTTTCAATGTATCCCTGCATGGAGGCCAGGGGCGTGCGCAGATCGTGGGACACCCGGGCCACCAGTTGACGGCGTTGGGCGTCCTTTTCTGTCAGTTGTTCAATCTGGGAGGCAATCCGGCTGGCCATGTCGTCAAAAGTGGCACCCAGGTAATCGATCTCGTCCCGAACCACGGGCCGCCTGTCGCGCCAGGTACTGTGGAGAGCTTGGTGGCTCATGTCGCTATGCTCGAAATCTTCCACCAGCCGGGTCAACAAGGTCAACCGACGGGTCAGCAGCCGGAATACTGCAAGCCCCGCAATCATCACCACCGCCAGACTGACCAGCAGGGCCCAGGCACTCAGCTCCAGCAACTGGCCGCCCCGCGCCATGGTTTCCGCGGCATCGTATTCTTCTCCCCGCAACACCACGTAGAGATAACCTTCCGGCTTGTCGGCCGACGGCACCGGGGTGACCGAAAAGACTTTCTGCCGGTCATGGCTGCGGGGGTCGTCCCCCAGCACGGGGTAGCGACTCATATCGTCCATCAGCCGCTGAATGGGTTCCAGTGAAACCTGTTTGCGCTTGATTTTCGCCGGGTCGGCTGAATAAGAGAGGATGGTGCCATCCAGGTCCAGAAGATAAATTTCAATACTGGGGTTGATGGTCATGTACAACGCGAAGAGTTCTTTCAGGGCACTTCGGTCAAGCTGTCCCTCGCTGACCAGATTCCTGTCCGCCACCAGGTTTTTCGCCAGGTCACGGTGCAGCTCCTGATTCACCGAGGCGGTGTACTCCCGCAACGAATAGAGGCTGATAAAGGTATGCAGCAGGCCAACGGCCAGTAACAGCAGGAACAGGCCCACCGCCAGCCGGGTGTAGAGTGTTCTCACCATGGGTCAGTCCCGGAAGCGATAGCCCACCCCCCAGACGGTCTCGATAAACTCCGGGCGGGCCGGGTCCTTCTCGATTTTGCCCCGCAGGCGATTGATGTGGGTGTTGACGGTGTGCTCGTAGCCTTCGTGGTTGTAACCCCAGACTTTGTCTAATAGCTGGACACGGCTGAACACCCGGCCCGGATGGCTGGCAAAATGCCACAGCAGGTCGAACTCCCGGGCGGTCAGCTCCACTTCCTGCTCTCGCACGAACACCCGACGGCGATCCGGATCGATGCGTAATCCATCGGTGCGCAACTCTCCGCTCTTTTCGTGACCGGCGTTTGCGGCTGATGCGGATGCCATGGCATCCACGCGCCGGAACAGGGCCTTCACCCGTGCGGACAGTTCAGCCACGCTGAAGGGTTTGGTGAGGTAGTCGTCCGCCCCCATTTCCAGGCCCAGAACCCGGTCCAGCTCGGTGGTTTTTGCGGTCAGCATCAGCACCGGCACATAACCGGGGCCGGAGCGGATCTCGCGACACACCGAGAGGCCGTCCATTCCGGGTAACATCAGGTCGAGAACCACCAGGTCAATGTCGCCCTCAAGAAAACGCTCAAGCCCGGTATCGCCCCGGTCACACAGAATGGGGTTCATGTCCAGGTCGGCCACGTGCATGCGCACCAGTTCGCCAATTCCCGGGTTGTCCTCAACAATCAGTATGTTTCGTGTCATAGCTCACTGGCCCTGGGCAACTCGCAAAATCACCGTCTGTTGATACCAGTGTATAGCGGAAAGTTCACAAATGTATCACGCCGATATCAGGCCTCCAGGCTGCCCAGCAGGCGCTGACGGATAATAGTGTCGGCCTCATCCATGATGCGCCCGATCAGTTCCTCACAACTGGGCACATCGTGGATCAGCCCCGCCACCATGCCACAACTCCAGGCCGCCTCATCCATCTTGCCCTCCTGCAGCACCAGCCGGCCCTTCACGCCGGTCACCAGGTGGCGGATATCATCGATGGTTTCGGTCTCGCCTTTCTCTTTCTCGATGCGGATGATTTCCTCTACGGCGGCGTTGTTCATCACCCGCTCGGTATTTCGCAGGTTGCGCATGATCAGCCGGGTCTGCCGCTCATCGGCCTCGACGATGGCCTGTTTGACGTTGTCATGAATGGGCGCATCGGTGGTGGCGAGAAAGCGGGTCCCCATATTCATACCATCGGCACCCAGGGCCATGGCCGCCACCAGGCTGCGACCATCGGCCATGCCGCCGGAGGCGACGAATGGAATGGTCAGTTCCTCCGCCGCACGGGGCAGCAGGATAAAATTGGGGATGTCGTCCTCCCCCGGATGACCGCCACACTCAAAGCCGTCCACGCTGACCGCATCACAGCCGATTTTCTCGGCCTTCAGGGCATGGCGCACCGAGGTGCACTTGTGGATGACCTTGATACCGGCGGCCTTGAACTGTGGCATGTATTGCTCGGGACTGCGCCCGGCGGTCTCCACGACTTTCACACCACCGTCGATAATGGCCTGGATGTAGGCCGGGTAGGGAGGCGCCTTGAAGGACGGCAGGAACGTCAGGTTCACGCCGAAGGGCTGGTCGGTCATCTCAGCACAACGTGCAATTTCCCGGGACAGGTCTTCCGGGGTAGGCTGGGTCAGTCCGGTGATAATACCGAGACCACCGGCATTGGAGACAGCCGCCGCCAGCTCCGCATAGCCGACATGATGCATACCACCCTGGATAATCGGGTGACGGATACCAAACAGTTCGGTGATTCTGGTCTTCATAGCGGGTTTCCTGGTTTGTCGTTAGAATGAATTCGAATACCGATACGAGGTCGCAGTGACAGAAAAAACAACAAGGGCAACACCTGCCGATGCCTTCCGGCGGGCGCGCAGTATGTGGCTGAAGGGCGAACGCATTCACCTGGCTTCACTGTCGGCAGAACTGAATATCGGGCGGGCCACCCTGTTTCGCTGGGTCGGCAACAAGGATTTACTGCTGGGGGAAGTGCTCTGGTCACTCTACGAGCCCCTCAGGCATGAAGCGCTCAGCACGACGCCAGGGCAAGGCGTGGATTTCGTGGTTGGCGTATACCGGCACATTAACTCCACTCTGTTGCACTCCGAGCCACTGCGACGCTTTATCCATGAGGACCCGGAGTACGCGCTGAAGATATTGACTTCCTCCCAGTCCACGATTCACAGCCGCGCTGTAGAGGCCAATACCCGCACGCTTCAGGACCAGGTAGCGTCCGGGCATATCAGCCCGCCTCTGAATGTTAACAGCCTGTCCTACTTCATGGTGCGCCTCGCCGAATCCTGTCTGTACAGCGATATCATCAACGGCCGCGAACCCCGCGATGAGGAGCTGGAGGA harbors:
- the cobU gene encoding bifunctional adenosylcobinamide kinase/adenosylcobinamide-phosphate guanylyltransferase, which translates into the protein MSGNCTLVLGGIRSGKTALAEQVAGDSGEPVVYLATATAGDEEMARRVARHQQSRPPEWGLVEAPLRLAAVLDDQGRGPRPPLLLVDCMSLWVSNLLFAGDEVFSRERAAFLQALSGYPGQAVIVSNEVGLGTIGMEPLTRRFCDELGWLNQDLAACCDRVVMSVAGLPLTLKG
- a CDS encoding putative nucleotidyltransferase substrate binding domain-containing protein, with amino-acid sequence MQAELIEIRNHLAQHSPFDEMAEETLDKIVSGIEVAYFRAGADILTFGERNTYLHYIRSGAVEMYRRTGELYNRLGEGEIFGQYGLLMSKTVRFPVKAIEDSLIYLIPDEIFQYLWKNDDNFTDFVEVEDRSRLRSALSRRRRSSQPMTARVTRLISREPVTAPITVRLQEAARIMTDQGVSALLLMDGSGDGAKLSGIITDRDLRTRALSEALPSETPVSDIMTDRLITTSSNSFIFEAMLTMLHNNVHHLPVMEGDKIRGVIALSDIVKHESQSSLYLVSNIYQQQDVKGLKRLSQEVPNTFVRMVHEDANSHMIGSAMAGIGRSFSQRLLELGEEKLGPPPVPYCFMALGSMARDEQLVVTDQDNAMVLDDSFDPALHDEYFLALAKFVSDGLAECGYTYCTGDIMATNQKWRQPLRVWKDYFADWTDNPKAEALLNSNIFFDLDGIHGRTEFTEELKTFIADRASNSQRFLAMLARNALNRTPPLGFFRTFVMEESGKQAKTFNLKRRGTAPVSDLIRVHSLACGSKAQNTFNRLRAIAETKLIPEDGVDNLRDAFEFIAIVRIRHQALAIEAGREPDNNVRPEDLSPFERSHLKDAFQVVSQAQKFLKFRYHAQVARNV
- a CDS encoding 3'-5' exonuclease, whose translation is MTIEAAAETLPWPERFRELAKQAEDERLKAFYEAGCVAPETPLKDVPFVGLDFETTGLDPNKHSIVSIGVVPFTIDRVQLGGSRHWLVKPQLPLHQTSITIHGITHTDIDKAPDLMEILDEVLESLAGRIPVVHYRHIERPFLNVALKWRIGQEIRFPVIDTMAIEAHLHPRRHPNWWQRLRGQQPVSIRLADSRLRYGLPHYPPHNALVDALSSAELLMAQVQHHFSPETPIGDLWL
- the msrB gene encoding peptide-methionine (R)-S-oxide reductase MsrB produces the protein MKRYLLLMSMAAAIALTGLQVGASSETGSQYAPDDPDLAVATFAGGCFWCVEEAYEQKVPGVVEAVSGYSGGDEKDPTYQQVSGGRTGHTEAVQVYYDPDVITYEGLLQALWRTANPTDVNGQYVDRGKQYRPAIFYHNEEQKRAAEASVKALEASGRYDHPVKIEIVPFEAFYDAEEYHQDYYKKNPVRYKFYTFNSGRYQFIEKVWGEDEEVDYAQYRPEESSGAGMNQSQVEGFNPETFEKPDDETLKARLTKEQYYVTQEDGTEPAFKNEYFDEKRPGIYVDVVSGEPLFSSRDKYKSNTGWPSFTKPISPDMVVEKEDNAFFMKRTEIRSRYADSHLGHVFNDGPAPTGLRYCMNSAALKFIPLEQMEAQGYGALISEVEESSRTASN
- a CDS encoding ATP-binding protein, with the translated sequence MVRTLYTRLAVGLFLLLLAVGLLHTFISLYSLREYTASVNQELHRDLAKNLVADRNLVSEGQLDRSALKELFALYMTINPSIEIYLLDLDGTILSYSADPAKIKRKQVSLEPIQRLMDDMSRYPVLGDDPRSHDRQKVFSVTPVPSADKPEGYLYVVLRGEEYDAAETMARGGQLLELSAWALLVSLAVVMIAGLAVFRLLTRRLTLLTRLVEDFEHSDMSHQALHSTWRDRRPVVRDEIDYLGATFDDMASRIASQIEQLTEKDAQRRQLVARVSHDLRTPLASMQGYIESLKLRRDRLSPEEQDRFLDIALKEGRRLSRLVDELFELAALEAREKQPVPEPFPLAELVHDVVQKHGPEARNRQLELAVDGDTDLPLAYADLAMTERVLDNLIGNAIAYSPAGGRIEVAIRHADGLPEVCVQDSGPGVPEQDLPHIFDPFYRGESSGGAGGHAGLGLAIARRIMTLQGGDIRVENPASGGACFCIRLPVR
- a CDS encoding response regulator transcription factor; translated protein: MTRNILIVEDNPGIGELVRMHVADLDMNPILCDRGDTGLERFLEGDIDLVVLDLMLPGMDGLSVCREIRSGPGYVPVLMLTAKTTELDRVLGLEMGADDYLTKPFSVAELSARVKALFRRVDAMASASAANAGHEKSGELRTDGLRIDPDRRRVFVREQEVELTAREFDLLWHFASHPGRVFSRVQLLDKVWGYNHEGYEHTVNTHINRLRGKIEKDPARPEFIETVWGVGYRFRD
- a CDS encoding nitronate monooxygenase family protein, whose amino-acid sequence is MKTRITELFGIRHPIIQGGMHHVGYAELAAAVSNAGGLGIITGLTQPTPEDLSREIARCAEMTDQPFGVNLTFLPSFKAPPYPAYIQAIIDGGVKVVETAGRSPEQYMPQFKAAGIKVIHKCTSVRHALKAEKIGCDAVSVDGFECGGHPGEDDIPNFILLPRAAEELTIPFVASGGMADGRSLVAAMALGADGMNMGTRFLATTDAPIHDNVKQAIVEADERQTRLIMRNLRNTERVMNNAAVEEIIRIEKEKGETETIDDIRHLVTGVKGRLVLQEGKMDEAAWSCGMVAGLIHDVPSCEELIGRIMDEADTIIRQRLLGSLEA
- a CDS encoding QsdR family transcriptional regulator, which translates into the protein MTEKTTRATPADAFRRARSMWLKGERIHLASLSAELNIGRATLFRWVGNKDLLLGEVLWSLYEPLRHEALSTTPGQGVDFVVGVYRHINSTLLHSEPLRRFIHEDPEYALKILTSSQSTIHSRAVEANTRTLQDQVASGHISPPLNVNSLSYFMVRLAESCLYSDIINGREPRDEELEDACIAVRILLGGQA